In the Campylobacter sp. RM6914 genome, one interval contains:
- a CDS encoding molybdopterin-dependent oxidoreductase, with amino-acid sequence MQNLNTEYKSERILGANRLGIFWANFKDGKFTHISDFEGDKSPNILNYALPELLQSKTRVLYPMVRKSYLQNNGVSKNELRGKEEFVRVSWDKALDLAAKALKDSFEKYGAQSIYGECYWWGGSGKIGFGRSVAHRMLSLLGGYVRESGDYSTGAGLVIMPHVLGSSAVYDKPTKWKAVIKNAKNVVFWGTNPIITSQISGTPPTHDGYECMKELKNTKNIKCYSVDVMTNETAKFFNSENIIVRPNTDVALMLGMCHYLLVNNLYDDKFITTYTVGFDKFKAYLLGQSDGVVKDISWASKICGVDAQDIIDFTKKISREKTTILIGRSLQRADHGEQVFWALVALNSMLGYIGMEGLGFEFSLGYSASGAQDKIAPKLKSINSNPNKNAKLITIPSSRFIEALAGEIKELDYNGIKINLPNIKVGYFASGSLFTRHQDVNNIIRNWHKLDTVITAEPYWTSTAKLSDIVFPVALEIERNDINQSSNTNEYILAYKPITTPAGESKSDFWICEQICKRWGLGEAFSEGKDELGWMREIYNEAKEDAKKLDIEMPEFDEFYQEGFVKFDKDNKDSELYTRLSDFRADPKKFALNTPSGKIELYSEVIAGFGYEDCPAHPAWLEPFEWLGDEELTEKYPLHLVSAHSRYRLHSQLNNSVIGEFASVACREPILINPQDANLRALQNGDIVRVFSARGEILAGVFISEAVPKNVCVICEGAWYDPEILGEESLCKHGCVNVLTRDKGSSKLSQSNTSHTTLVQVEKFKGEIKPITAFSKPNIVESI; translated from the coding sequence ATGCAAAATTTAAATACAGAGTATAAAAGTGAACGAATTTTAGGTGCAAATAGACTCGGTATATTTTGGGCGAATTTTAAAGACGGTAAATTTACGCACATAAGCGATTTTGAGGGTGATAAGTCGCCAAATATACTAAACTACGCACTTCCCGAACTCTTGCAAAGTAAAACAAGAGTGCTTTATCCTATGGTTAGAAAGAGCTATCTACAAAACAACGGTGTGTCAAAAAATGAGCTTAGAGGAAAAGAGGAATTTGTCCGCGTTAGCTGGGACAAGGCTCTTGATCTTGCAGCAAAAGCCTTAAAAGATAGTTTTGAAAAATACGGCGCACAAAGTATCTACGGCGAGTGCTACTGGTGGGGTGGTAGCGGTAAGATCGGCTTTGGTAGAAGTGTCGCACATAGGATGTTAAGTCTACTTGGCGGATATGTAAGAGAAAGTGGCGACTACTCGACCGGAGCGGGGCTTGTTATCATGCCTCATGTGCTTGGAAGTAGTGCGGTTTATGACAAGCCTACAAAATGGAAAGCTGTCATAAAAAATGCCAAAAATGTTGTATTTTGGGGAACAAATCCTATCATAACATCTCAAATTTCAGGCACACCGCCGACTCACGATGGATATGAGTGCATGAAAGAACTTAAAAATACAAAAAATATCAAATGCTATAGCGTCGATGTCATGACAAATGAGACGGCTAAATTTTTTAACTCGGAAAATATCATCGTGCGCCCAAATACCGACGTCGCGTTAATGCTTGGGATGTGTCATTATTTACTTGTTAATAACCTATATGATGATAAATTTATCACAACCTATACTGTGGGATTTGATAAATTTAAAGCCTATCTGCTAGGTCAAAGCGACGGTGTGGTTAAAGATATCTCTTGGGCTAGTAAAATTTGCGGTGTAGATGCGCAAGATATTATTGATTTTACTAAAAAAATCTCTCGTGAAAAAACAACGATCCTAATTGGTCGTTCTCTTCAAAGAGCTGATCACGGCGAGCAGGTGTTTTGGGCACTTGTGGCACTAAATTCCATGCTTGGGTATATCGGCATGGAGGGACTTGGTTTTGAATTTAGCCTAGGATATAGTGCAAGCGGGGCGCAGGATAAGATAGCGCCAAAGCTAAAAAGCATAAATTCTAATCCAAATAAAAATGCAAAACTCATAACCATACCATCATCACGCTTCATAGAGGCTCTTGCAGGCGAAATAAAAGAGCTTGATTATAATGGAATTAAGATAAATTTACCCAATATAAAGGTTGGCTACTTTGCTTCCGGTTCGCTTTTTACCAGACATCAGGATGTAAACAATATTATTAGAAACTGGCATAAGCTTGATACTGTTATAACCGCAGAACCTTACTGGACTAGCACTGCAAAACTAAGCGACATCGTCTTTCCGGTAGCCCTTGAGATAGAAAGAAACGACATAAACCAAAGCTCAAATACAAACGAATACATCCTAGCATATAAACCGATAACCACACCTGCAGGAGAGAGCAAAAGCGACTTTTGGATATGCGAGCAAATTTGCAAACGCTGGGGGCTTGGCGAGGCTTTTAGCGAGGGTAAAGATGAGCTTGGCTGGATGCGTGAAATTTATAATGAGGCAAAAGAGGATGCAAAAAAACTTGATATAGAAATGCCAGAATTTGACGAATTTTATCAAGAGGGTTTTGTTAAATTTGATAAAGACAACAAAGATAGCGAGCTTTATACTAGACTATCGGACTTTAGAGCCGACCCTAAAAAATTTGCCCTTAACACTCCGTCGGGAAAGATCGAGCTTTACTCGGAGGTTATAGCTGGTTTTGGGTATGAAGACTGTCCGGCTCATCCTGCTTGGCTCGAGCCTTTTGAGTGGTTGGGAGATGAAGAGCTAACGGAAAAATATCCGCTTCATCTAGTAAGCGCCCACTCAAGATACCGTCTTCACTCGCAGTTAAATAACTCGGTGATTGGGGAATTTGCAAGCGTTGCATGCCGTGAGCCTATCTTGATAAATCCGCAAGATGCAAATTTAAGAGCTCTGCAAAATGGCGATATAGTAAGAGTTTTTAGCGCCAGAGGGGAGATCTTGGCGGGGGTTTTTATAAGTGAAGCCGTCCCTAAAAATGTCTGTGTGATATGCGAGGGAGCTTGGTATGATCCAGAAATTTTAGGCGAAGAAAGTCTTTGTAAACATGGTTGTGTAAATGTCTTAACCCGCGATAAAGGTAGTTCAAAACTATCCCAGAGCAACACCTCTCACACGACTTTAGTACAAGTTGAAAAATTTAAAGGCGAGATAAAGCCGATCACTGCATTTTCTAAGCCAAATATAGTAGAAAGTATTTGA